In Plasmodium malariae genome assembly, chromosome: 11, the following proteins share a genomic window:
- the PmUG01_11052900 gene encoding mitochondrial ribosomal protein L19 precursor, putative — protein MIKRYIRTKVITSLSKYKCYNIKNEKTSKYWPNIDCIDKEEENITKKKRDDEKKKTIPYYKNYMHDFYSRQLMHNLHLVEMKKMNKLRNFKMPHIHAGDLIEVKYELSRSQQTFAIFQGYCVEIRKKRLDSSFIVKNIFDGVGIEQLIPFYSPRILYVKVVKSLYNLKEENMKKFYQINKPITRDYRYMWQYNFRGKYERPRGQHKPGIRSLEPKIRRRLAKLKKKYMKRRIESNLSSYIFGGVYAQYTRKRTRLVRAEIYRRMLIYAMDEENRRKQKLIKRREKENWNTFKICRNKGENAFMAMPSNHPLISNRQT, from the exons Atg ATAAAAAGATACATCAGAACGAAAGTCATAACGAGTCTAAGCAAGTATAAGTgctataatataaaaaatgaaaaaacttCAAAATATTGGCCTAACATAGACTGTATTGATAAAGAAGAAGAGAatataacgaaaaaaaaaagggatgatgaaaaaaaaaaaactataccatattataaaaactaTATGCATGATTTTTATAGTAGACAATTAATGCACAATTTACACTTAgtagaaatgaaaaaaatgaacaagttaagaaattttaaaatgccCCATATACATGCAGGGGACCTAATAGAGGTGAAGTATGAATTATCCAGATCACAACAGACCTTTGCAATTTTTCAAg GATACTGCGtggaaataagaaaaaaaaggttagACTCATCTTTCATTGTTAAGAACATATTTGATGGTGTAGGAATAGAACAGCTGATACCGTTTTACTCACCTAGAATTTTATACGTCAAAGTTGTAAAGAGTTTATACAATTTAAAGgaagaaaatatgaaaaaattttatcaaattaATAAACCTATCACAAGAGATTACCGATATATGTGGCAGTACAACTTCAGAGGGAAGTATGAAAGGCCAAGGGGGCAACATAAACCAGGTATTAGATCCCTCGAACCTAAAATTAGAAGACGATTAgctaaattaaaaaaaaaatatatgaaaaggaGAATTGAAAGTAATTTATCCTCTTATATTTTTGGTGGTGTATATGCACAGTATACTAGAAAAAGGACTAGGTTAGTCCGAGCAGAAATATATAGAAGAATGCTCATATATGCAATGGATGaagaaaatagaagaaagcaaaaattaattaaaagaagagaaaaagaaaattggAACACCTTTAAAATTTGTAGAAACAAAGGAGAGAATGCCTTTATGGCTATGCCGTCAAACCATCCCCTAATTAGCAATCGACAAACATGA
- a CDS encoding histone H3 variant, putative — MARTKQTARKSTAGKAPRKQLASKAARKSAPISAGIKKPHRYRPGTVALREIRRYQKSTDLLIRKLPFQRLVREIAQDYKTDLRFQSSAVMALQEAAEAYLVGLFEDTNLCAIHAKRVTIMPKDIQLARRIRGERS, encoded by the coding sequence ATGGCACGAACAAAACAAACAGCAAGGAAATCAACGGCTGGTAAAGCCCCAAGAAAGCAGTTAGCTTCGAAAGCAGCAAGAAAGTCAGCTCCAATTTCGGCAGGTATTAAAAAACCGCACAGATATAGACCAGGAACTGTGGCATTAAGAGAAATTAGAAGATACCAAAAATCTACGGACTTATTAATTAGAAAATTGCCATTCCAAAGATTAGTAAGAGAAATTGCTCAAGATTATAAAACTGATTTAAGATTTCAGTCATCAGCAGTTATGGCACTACAGGAAGCAGCAGAAGCGTACTTAGTAGGACTTTTTGAAGATACGAACTTATGCGCCATTCATGCCAAGAGAGTTACTATAATGCCAAAAGATATCCAATTAGCTAGACGTATTCGTGGAGAAAGATCGTAA
- the PmUG01_11052700 gene encoding conserved Plasmodium protein, unknown function: MTNNKAYYSNLKLVVNKGEEEEKEELGGAANNVVYIGNIDKNIKDDDILKILKIFGVCKWNRQRNPSTNELMSFGFCEYNDLYEVYLCINILNNIKVGNKNLKVNCNDNLKSKFEYIVDILYEKREELKEDKQVEKEGREEKEKDEESEESEEDGEDGEDEEDNNALRNEKKKKKKLKNKILNDVKINMNHKKVNLLALIESVNNEYEEKKRKGEIVENNMIEEEKNCGTINNGEENDKEGSTNQDNPNIFNDINIKNDNTNFMNNRLHINKEDDKNNIKGKINSHPFLYNNENNDHDQINEHEGLKENGSSPCISARCNNVSRECIEETKYLSKDYKVHWREKERKQKIENKEKDLEKDFYKREKEWLELEEQIKKDTYREWNKFMQVKKKDIAKLIELDLKGESDNSSISNSKKREIRKSKREKEKELDELDRLNELKEIDEMKRKEELHHYWEIQKGVEEGQLKKIKENEQVKEREEEREQQEEEEKEKEKAKEKEKEEQQANVDQEIKHNKDNLATIQSKLKKGSILMNALSYVLDHGSGKVEEQNGTVTNDDKKKKKDKHSDEKNEECMDKEPSEYRGETVQCMPKMMGEDNTIRENNNSGRNSSDRSSNMSSNLSGNSAREEVQKKSKENEGSTNKRKIVSLEHINIKVNDKKKKKKVTELEHSSKINNTQLLNIFDTNVEDELYTKKHQPLSKLDKHLDKKNQEEERVKTFEIIENSKKILDKVPSTEEEIFNFPIQWNVLNLKDNISTKLKPWIYKKITEYIGTDEKEIIEEISNYFVEQILKETAPKDMVVEAEKFLDSDGKKFILNMYRLIIFEQLKIADNL, from the coding sequence ATGACAAATAACAAGGCGTACTATAGCAACTTAAAGCTTGTAGTAAATAAGGgcgaagaagaagaaaaggaGGAATTGGGGGGAGCGGCAAACAATGTTGTTTATATTGGtaatatagataaaaatataaaagatgatgatatcttaaaaattttaaaaatttttggaGTTTGTAAATGGAATAGACAAAGGAATCCATCAACAAATGAGTTGATGTCCTTTGGATTTTGTGAATATAATGATCTGTATGAagtttatttatgtataaatattttaaataatataaaagtaggtaataaaaatttaaaagttaaTTGTAATGATAATTTGAAGAGtaaatttgaatatattgttgacattttatatgaaaaaagagaagaattAAAAGAGGACAAACAGGTGGAGAAGGAAGGAcgagaagaaaaagaaaaagacgAAGAAAGCGAAGAAAGCGAAGAAGACGGAGAAGACGGAGAAGACGAAGAAGACAATAATGCATtacgaaatgaaaaaaaaaaaaaaaaaaaattgaaaaataaaatattaaatgatgtaaaaattaatatgaaccataaaaaagtaaatctTTTAGCACTTATCGAAAGtgtaaataatgaatatgaagaaaagaaaagaaaaggagaaattgtagaaaataatatgatcgaggaagaaaaaaattgtggTACAATAAATAATGGGGAAGAAAATGATAAAGAAGGTAGTACCAATCAAGACAATCCCaacatttttaatgatataaatataaaaaatgataatacgAATTTTATGAACAACAGGTTGCACATAAATAAAGAGGATGATAAGAACAATATTAAGGGGAAAATAAATTCTCatccatttttatataacaatgAAAACAATGATCATGATCAGATAAATGAACATGAAGGTCTAAAGGAAAACGGCTCTTCGCCATGTATTAGTGCAAGATGTAACAATGTAAGTAGAGAATGTATAGAAGagacaaaatatttaagcaAAGATTATAAAGTACATTGGAGagagaaagaaagaaaacaaaaaatagaaaacaaagaaaaagatttagaaaaagatttttataaaagggaaaaagaaTGGTTAGAATTAGaagaacaaattaaaaaagatacatACAGAGAATGGAATAAATTCATgcaagtaaaaaaaaaagatattgcTAAACTTATAGAATTAGATTTAAAAGGAGAAAGTGATAATTCTTCTATTTCTAATtctaaaaaaagagaaattagAAAGTCGAAAagggaaaaggaaaaagagtTAGATGAACTGGATCGGTTAAATGAGTTAAAAGAAATTGatgaaatgaaaagaaaagaagagtTACATCACTACTGGGAGATACAAAAAGGAGTAGAAGAAGGACaactgaaaaaaataaaggaaaatgaGCAGGTTAAAGAAAGGGAAGAAGAAAGAGAGCAACaggaagaggaagaaaaagagaaagagaaGGCGAAGGAGAAGGAGAAAGAGGAACAACAAGCAAACGTGGATCAAGAAATTAAACACAATAAAGACAATCTCGCTACAATTCAGAGTAAATTGAAGAAGGGTAGCATCCTTATGAATGCGCTTTCATATGTTTTGGATCATGGTAGTGGAAAAGTAGAAGAACAAAACGGCACAGTGACCAAcgatgataaaaaaaaaaaaaaagataagcaTTCCGATGAGAAGAATGAGGAGTGCATGGATAAAGAGCCCAGTGAGTACAGAGGTGAAACTGTTCAGTGCATGCCAAAAATGATGGGTGAAGACAACACGATaagggaaaataataatagcggAAGGAATAGCAGCGATAGAAGCAGCAACATGAGTAGCAATTTAAGCGGCAATAGTGCACGCGAGGAGgtccaaaaaaaaagtaaggaAAATGAGGGAAGCacaaacaaaagaaaaattgtaAGTTTGgagcatataaatataaaagtaaatgataaaaaaaaaaaaaaaaaggtaactGAGTTAGAACATTcaagtaaaattaataacacgcaattattgaatatatttgATACAAATGTTGAAGATGAACTGTATACAAAAAAACATCAACCGTTATCTAAGTTAGACAAACATTTAGATAAGAAAAATCAAGAAGAAGAAAGAGTTAAGACATTTgaaattattgaaaattctaaaaaaatattagacAAGGTACCTTCAACTGAAGAGGAGATTTTTAATTTCCCTATTCAATGGAatgtattaaatttaaaagataatattaGTACTAAATTAAAACCAtggatttataaaaaaattacagaGTATATAGGAACagatgaaaaagaaatcaTTGAGGAAATtagtaattattttgttgagcaaattttaaaagaaaccGCACCAAAGGATATGGTAGTTGAGGCAGAAAAATTTCTAGATTCAgatggaaaaaaatttattctgaACATGTACAGACTTATCATATTTGAGCAACTTAAAATAGCAGATAACCTGTAG
- the SLU7 gene encoding pre-mRNA-splicing factor SLU7, putative codes for MNTKNVTREEKKKEKELNEARKAGKVEALKDEEGNDINPHMPQYIIKAPWYLNQTKPGLKHQRYKGSDKVKIEEERNKKIYIKNKKNVQNFCKNCGSAAHKEKYCLERTRKKKIQFMNKENDDDYLCVTQDLGYDGNRDRWVGYNANNFEHIYREYGKIVEEKKKRKAEELKKKYEKKKSKKKRSKLGEEKEEEGEEKEGKEGENNDNKNDDQSSSESDENVEEEEEEHTQLLSQQDEEDRLKEDDCTKKNKSSINAVKKNESKSRNVARNLRIREDTAKYLYNLSLNSAFYDPKSRSMREDPFANIRKNLTEDDNYYKGENYYNNTDDAIESKKLEIFAWETYKRGENVHFNAQPTQLELMYKEYLEKKKKLIKKKQEDILKTYKCENLSKETKNEEELVHSEIYTEYKPIDQIDTKKKKIKVLSKYEEDIYAFDHTSIFGSYYDRDKKKWGYKCCLSTNKFEKCIHM; via the exons ATGAACACTAAAAATGTAACGAgagaagagaaaaagaaggaaaaggaGTTAAATGAGGCAAGGAAAGCTG gcAAAGTAGAAGCCCTGAAAGATGAAGAAGGAAATGATATTAACCCTCATATGCCCCAGTACATTATTAAAGCCCCTTGGTACTTAAATCAGACAAAACCAG GGCTGAAGCATCAAAGATATAAAGGATCAGATAAGGTTAAAATCGaagaagaaagaaataagaaaatttatataaagaacaaaaaaaatgtacaaaatttttgcaaaaattgTGGTAGTGCTGCacacaaagaaaaatattgtttagAAAGgacacgaaaaaaaaaaatacaatttatGAACAAAGAAAACGATGATGATTATCTTTGCGTCACTCAAGATTTGGGGTATGATGGAAATAGGGATAGATGGGTAGGGTATAATGCAAATAAttttgaacatatatatagggAATATGGGAAAATAgttgaggaaaaaaaaaaaagaaaagcagaggagttaaaaaaaaaatacgaaaaaaaaaaatcaaaaaagaaaagaagtaaattaggcgaagaaaaagaagaggaaggAGAAGAGAAAGAAGGAAAGGAAGGGGAAAATAacgataataaaaatgatgacCAGTCAAGTAGCGAAAGTGATGAAAATGtagaggaagaagaagaggaacACACACAACTACTATCACAGCAGGATGAGGAAGATAGGTTAAAAGAGGATGATTGTACTAAGAAAAATAAGTCATCAATTAATGctgtgaaaaaaaatgagagtAAGAGTCGTAATGTAGCAAGAAATTTAAGAATAAGAGAAGATACAgctaaatatttgtataatttaagTTTAAATTCTGCTTTTTATGACCCTAAGAGTAGAAGTATGAGAGAAGATCCATTCGCAAACATACGTAAAAATTTAACTGAAgatgataattattataaaggagagaattattataataatacagaTGATGCAATTGAATcgaaaaaattagaaatatttgCATGGGAAACTTATAAAAGAGGTGAAAATGTTCATTTTAATGCTCAGCCAACTCAACTCGAATTAATgtataaagaatatttagaaaaaaaaaaaaaacttataaaaaaaaaacaagaagatatattaaaaacgtACAAGTGCGAAAATTTATcgaaagaaacaaaaaatgaagaagagcTTGTTCATTCAGAAATTTACACCGAATATAAACCCATAGATCAAATAGacacaaagaaaaaaaaaattaaagtctTAAGTAAATATGAAGAAGACATATATGCATTTGATCACACTTCCATTTTTGGTAGCTACTATGACagggacaaaaaaaaatggggaTACAAATGTTGTCTAAGTACGAATAAATTTGAAAAGTGCATTCATATGTAA